A single Streptomyces mirabilis DNA region contains:
- a CDS encoding serine/threonine-protein kinase has product MTAGSAQSGVGRIINGRYLLLKQVGSGGMGHVWLAHDQRLDCDVALKEIRFRDVREGSEEHESRIARARAEARHAAVLRGHPHVVTVHDVLEHDGLPWIVMEYVAGAEDLRAWLARRGPLAPDECARVGLAVLDALTAGHERGIMHRDVKPANILLAPDRAGTPGARILLTDYGVSVQPDSPETRWTRTSVLVGTAGYLAPERAQGGQPTAASDLFSLGCTLYFGVEGHGPFDRDSHLGALAAVVAEEAPPSRRAGALGPIIDALLVKDPALRISAERTASALARIILPEPHPPTQVDTGSQPVWAGLVTSDGPGGPAPPGRTPGGLSRDHDYAPPAHDQSPSPARGQGLAPPAQDPGPAAPGREQSSLGKGRDQGFAAPGSYVPTAQASTAPAHHAAYAPMAQAAGSRAGAPAAYPPRPGQGFGPPTPHPPQPGAGFGPPSYMGPAAPAPDPGGRRGKRTLLLQVGAALLLALSLTAGVLWGVARYGRAQTPIAPYGTQVGLSAPLKKGDCVLSDPSPAPSSGTPRLQLDPSCGALRPDGQVMELYKARSFEEADSDGADRCAERTKATADKLAWHVQSLAVVPTREGFDATGGNVACLLVGKHGPVYGRLGGLRPYGMVFEDATQMQQGDCLGHARGDASEYTHYELVSCDKDHVGRVFRITHLTTLMPKKEADQQANARCGADAPPQQLGYPADTYVSHGLRSTGLWRKGYYLVVCSIERLDKALMHGGE; this is encoded by the coding sequence ATGACAGCAGGATCAGCGCAGTCGGGAGTGGGCCGGATCATCAACGGCCGGTATCTGCTTCTGAAGCAGGTCGGCTCCGGCGGGATGGGCCATGTCTGGCTCGCCCACGACCAGCGGCTCGACTGTGACGTGGCGCTCAAGGAGATCAGGTTCCGCGATGTCCGGGAAGGGAGTGAGGAGCACGAGTCGCGGATCGCGCGCGCCCGCGCCGAGGCCCGGCACGCGGCGGTGCTGCGCGGCCATCCGCACGTGGTGACGGTCCACGACGTCCTGGAGCACGACGGCCTGCCGTGGATCGTGATGGAGTACGTGGCGGGCGCGGAGGACCTGCGGGCCTGGCTCGCCCGGCGCGGCCCGCTGGCCCCCGACGAGTGCGCCCGCGTCGGCCTCGCGGTGCTGGACGCGCTGACCGCCGGGCACGAGCGCGGCATCATGCACCGGGACGTCAAACCGGCCAACATCCTGCTCGCCCCGGACCGCGCGGGCACCCCCGGCGCGCGCATCCTCCTCACCGACTACGGCGTCTCGGTCCAGCCGGACTCCCCCGAGACCCGCTGGACCCGTACCTCCGTCCTGGTCGGCACGGCCGGCTATCTGGCACCGGAGCGGGCGCAGGGCGGGCAGCCGACCGCGGCATCCGACCTGTTCTCGCTGGGCTGCACCCTGTACTTCGGTGTGGAGGGCCACGGCCCCTTCGACCGCGACAGCCACCTTGGAGCGCTCGCCGCGGTGGTCGCGGAGGAGGCGCCGCCGTCCCGGCGAGCCGGCGCGCTGGGGCCGATCATCGACGCGCTGCTGGTCAAGGACCCCGCCCTGCGGATCTCCGCGGAGCGGACGGCGTCCGCCCTGGCCCGGATCATCCTGCCCGAGCCCCATCCGCCGACCCAGGTCGACACCGGCTCGCAGCCGGTGTGGGCGGGCCTCGTCACCTCCGACGGGCCCGGGGGTCCGGCGCCACCGGGCCGGACCCCCGGCGGCCTGTCCCGGGACCACGACTACGCGCCGCCCGCACACGACCAGAGCCCGTCCCCCGCCCGGGGCCAGGGCCTGGCCCCGCCCGCCCAGGATCCGGGGCCGGCCGCCCCCGGCCGGGAGCAGAGCTCGCTGGGAAAGGGCCGGGACCAGGGTTTCGCGGCGCCGGGTTCGTACGTCCCCACGGCCCAGGCCTCTACCGCCCCGGCGCACCACGCGGCGTACGCACCCATGGCGCAGGCAGCCGGCAGCCGTGCCGGTGCCCCGGCCGCGTACCCCCCACGCCCGGGCCAGGGTTTCGGTCCGCCGACCCCGCACCCCCCGCAGCCCGGCGCCGGTTTCGGTCCGCCCAGCTACATGGGACCCGCCGCACCCGCCCCGGACCCCGGTGGGCGGCGCGGCAAGCGGACGCTGCTTCTCCAGGTGGGCGCGGCGCTGCTCCTCGCGCTGTCGCTGACGGCGGGAGTGCTCTGGGGCGTGGCCCGGTACGGCAGGGCGCAGACGCCCATAGCCCCGTACGGCACCCAGGTCGGGCTCTCCGCACCCCTCAAGAAAGGCGACTGCGTACTGAGCGACCCGTCCCCCGCACCCTCCTCGGGTACCCCGCGTCTGCAACTGGATCCCAGCTGCGGAGCGCTGCGCCCCGACGGGCAGGTGATGGAGCTGTACAAGGCCCGCTCCTTCGAGGAGGCCGACAGCGACGGAGCGGACCGGTGCGCGGAGCGGACGAAGGCGACCGCCGACAAACTCGCCTGGCACGTCCAGAGCCTGGCCGTGGTGCCCACCCGCGAGGGCTTCGACGCCACCGGCGGGAACGTCGCATGCCTGCTGGTCGGGAAGCACGGTCCGGTGTACGGCAGGCTCGGTGGCCTCCGCCCGTACGGGATGGTGTTCGAGGACGCGACCCAGATGCAGCAGGGCGACTGCCTCGGCCATGCCCGCGGGGACGCGAGCGAATACACCCACTACGAGCTCGTCTCCTGCGACAAGGACCATGTGGGCCGGGTCTTCCGGATCACGCACCTCACCACCCTCATGCCCAAGAAGGAGGCCGATCAGCAGGCGAACGCGCGGTGCGGGGCCGACGCCCCGCCGCAGCAACTCGGCTATCCCGCCGATACCTATGTGAGTCATGGCCTGCGCAGCACAGGACTGTGGAGGAAGGGGTACTACCTGGTGGTCTGCAGCATCGAGCGTCTGGACAAGGCCCTCATGCACGGAGGCGAGTAG
- a CDS encoding LytR/AlgR family response regulator transcription factor, translating to MLRALAVDDEQPSLEELLYLLNTDPRISIAEGASDATEALRRINRALESGPGGPEAIDVVFLDIHMPGLDGLDLARLLTGFASPPLVVFVTAHEGFAVQAFDLKAVDYVLKPVRRERLAEAVRRAAQLQDAAPRIPVHEPDPDHISVELGGVTRFVAVEDITHVEAHGDYARLHTAQGSHLVRIPLSTLEERWRSRGFVRIHRRHLVALRHIGELRLDAGTVSVLVDSVELQVSRRHARELRDLLMRRTTS from the coding sequence ATGCTGCGCGCGCTCGCCGTCGACGACGAACAACCGTCCCTCGAGGAACTCCTCTACCTGCTGAACACCGATCCCCGGATCTCCATCGCCGAGGGCGCGAGCGACGCGACCGAGGCGCTGCGCCGGATCAACCGGGCCCTGGAATCCGGACCCGGCGGGCCCGAAGCCATCGACGTCGTCTTCCTCGACATCCACATGCCCGGACTCGACGGACTCGACCTCGCCCGGCTGCTCACCGGCTTCGCCTCGCCGCCGCTGGTCGTGTTCGTCACCGCCCACGAGGGCTTCGCCGTCCAGGCCTTCGACCTCAAGGCCGTCGACTACGTCCTCAAGCCGGTACGGCGGGAGCGGCTGGCCGAAGCCGTCCGGCGGGCCGCCCAACTCCAGGACGCCGCACCGCGGATACCCGTCCACGAGCCCGACCCGGACCACATATCCGTCGAACTCGGCGGCGTCACCCGCTTCGTGGCCGTCGAGGACATCACCCACGTCGAAGCACACGGCGACTACGCACGCCTGCACACCGCCCAGGGCAGCCATCTGGTCCGTATCCCGCTCTCCACCCTGGAGGAACGCTGGCGTTCACGCGGCTTCGTCCGTATCCACCGGCGCCATCTCGTCGCCCTGCGCCACATCGGCGAACTCCGCCTGGACGCGGGCACCGTGAGTGTCCTCGTCGACTCCGTCGAACTCCAGGTCAGCCGTCGGCACGCCCGCGAACTGCGCGATCTGCTGATGCGCCGGACCACGAGCTGA
- a CDS encoding CGNR zinc finger domain-containing protein, with translation MHLNPYGEDAVNLAADLANRRPAGTEELADRCRAAGLVLENPVTPQDIDRTQDALAAWEKVVDATDEHERAELLNRMLAAAAAHPRMTDHAGSGWHLHFRDDRQALGPVLFSLIAVGTALHLAGRGMHRLGRCAVSECTTIFADTSRTGRQRYCTPRCANRDAVRRHRARGV, from the coding sequence ATGCACCTCAACCCTTACGGCGAGGACGCCGTGAACCTGGCCGCCGATCTGGCCAACCGGCGCCCGGCCGGCACCGAGGAGCTCGCGGACCGCTGCCGCGCCGCCGGGCTGGTGCTGGAGAACCCGGTCACCCCCCAAGACATCGACCGCACCCAGGACGCACTGGCGGCGTGGGAGAAAGTCGTCGATGCCACCGACGAACACGAACGCGCCGAGCTGCTCAACCGGATGCTGGCGGCCGCGGCCGCCCACCCGCGGATGACCGACCACGCCGGTAGCGGCTGGCACCTGCACTTCCGCGACGACCGGCAGGCACTCGGCCCCGTACTGTTCTCACTCATCGCCGTGGGTACCGCACTGCACCTGGCCGGACGAGGCATGCACCGCCTCGGACGCTGCGCCGTGAGCGAGTGCACCACGATCTTCGCCGACACCTCCCGCACCGGACGACAGCGGTACTGCACCCCACGCTGCGCCAACCGCGACGCGGTACGCCGCCACCGGGCACGCGGCGTCTGA
- a CDS encoding winged helix-turn-helix transcriptional regulator: MVTKQFRGSPEEADLRRAGSLAREIFSDVANKWAFLIIEALGEHTLRFTELRNEIEGISHKMLTQNLRMLERNGLVERRVHPTVPPRVEYTLTESGQGLRATVDAMCGWTHQYLSHIEAARRRFDA, from the coding sequence ATGGTGACCAAGCAGTTCAGGGGCTCGCCCGAGGAAGCAGACCTGAGGCGCGCGGGCTCTTTGGCGCGGGAGATCTTCTCCGACGTGGCCAATAAGTGGGCGTTCCTGATCATCGAGGCTCTCGGTGAACACACCCTGCGCTTCACCGAGCTGCGCAACGAGATCGAGGGCATAAGCCACAAGATGCTCACCCAGAACCTGCGCATGCTGGAACGCAATGGCCTGGTCGAGCGCCGCGTGCACCCCACCGTGCCGCCGCGGGTCGAATACACCCTCACCGAATCGGGCCAGGGCCTTCGAGCGACGGTCGATGCAATGTGCGGCTGGACCCACCAATACCTCAGCCACATCGAGGCCGCCCGCCGCCGCTTCGACGCCTGA
- a CDS encoding sensor histidine kinase — MSGFLAGLCVAVLPLLAAGFWLGRRTARPENLGGLGTPVEHATFETLHTASLAAPPLRAGLTGETARKSARRLRTLLGTDALCLTDQDTVLAWDGLGEHHRTEIMERLGGPLETGRGEAFRLRCDEPDCSLRWAVVAPLTVDDRVHGALVACAPRESAVLVRAAGEVARWVSVQLELADLDQSRTRLIEAEIKALRAQISPHFIFNSLAVIASFVRTDPERARELLLEFADFTRYSFRRHGDFTTLADELHAIDHYLALVRARFGDRLSVTLQIAPEVLPVALPFLCLQPLVENAVKHGLEGKTDKSHISITAQDAGAEALVVIEDNGTGMDPDRLRRILAGEVSPSGGIGLSNVDDRLRQVYGDEYGLVIETAVGAGMKITARLPKYQPGVHSAGPLPRE, encoded by the coding sequence GTGAGCGGATTCCTGGCGGGCCTCTGCGTCGCCGTGCTCCCGCTGCTCGCCGCCGGGTTCTGGCTCGGCAGGCGCACCGCGCGGCCCGAGAACCTCGGCGGCCTCGGCACCCCCGTCGAACACGCCACCTTCGAGACCCTGCACACCGCCTCGCTGGCCGCGCCCCCACTGCGCGCGGGTCTCACCGGGGAGACCGCCCGCAAGTCCGCCCGCCGACTGCGCACCCTGCTCGGCACGGACGCCCTGTGCCTCACCGACCAGGACACCGTCCTCGCCTGGGACGGCCTGGGGGAGCACCACCGCACCGAGATCATGGAACGGCTCGGCGGCCCCTTGGAGACCGGCCGCGGCGAGGCCTTCCGGCTGAGGTGCGACGAGCCCGACTGCTCTTTGCGCTGGGCCGTCGTCGCACCGCTCACCGTCGACGACCGCGTCCACGGAGCGCTCGTCGCCTGCGCGCCCCGCGAGTCCGCCGTCCTCGTCCGGGCCGCGGGCGAGGTCGCCCGCTGGGTCTCCGTGCAACTGGAACTCGCCGACCTCGACCAGTCCCGCACCCGTCTGATCGAGGCCGAGATCAAGGCCCTGCGCGCCCAGATATCCCCGCACTTCATCTTCAACTCGCTCGCGGTGATCGCCTCGTTCGTCCGCACCGACCCCGAGCGCGCTCGCGAACTGCTCCTGGAATTCGCCGACTTCACCCGCTACTCGTTCCGCAGGCACGGCGATTTCACCACCCTCGCCGACGAGCTGCACGCCATCGACCACTACTTGGCACTGGTCAGAGCCCGCTTCGGCGACCGTCTCTCGGTCACCCTGCAGATCGCCCCCGAGGTACTGCCGGTCGCGCTGCCCTTCCTGTGCCTCCAACCGCTCGTGGAGAACGCCGTCAAACACGGGCTGGAGGGCAAGACCGACAAGAGCCACATCAGCATCACCGCCCAGGACGCGGGCGCCGAGGCGCTGGTCGTGATCGAGGACAACGGCACCGGAATGGACCCCGACCGGCTGCGCCGCATCCTCGCCGGCGAAGTGAGCCCCTCCGGCGGCATCGGGCTGTCCAACGTCGACGACCGGCTCCGCCAGGTGTACGGGGACGAGTACGGCCTCGTCATCGAGACCGCCGTGGGAGCGGGCATGAAGATCACCGCCCGGCTGCCGAAGTACCAGCCGGGGGTGCACTCGGCGGGACCGCTGCCCAGGGAGTGA
- a CDS encoding DUF1387 domain-containing protein — protein MLIELTTEQNNRDELRRLADQRNTTAAEQLAELTAE, from the coding sequence TTGCTGATCGAACTCACCACCGAGCAGAACAACAGGGACGAGCTGCGACGCCTCGCCGACCAGCGCAACACGACCGCGGCCGAGCAACTCGCAGAGCTCACCGCCGAGTGA
- the rocD gene encoding ornithine--oxo-acid transaminase: MTAPARTRPSSAAGPRSSADLIRAEEPVLAHNYHPLPVVVAHAEGTWVEDVEGRRYLDMLAGYSALNFGHRNPVLIDAAHRQLDRLTLTSRAFHNDRLAQFAESLAELTGLDMVLPMNTGAEAVESAIKVARKWAYEVKGVAPDRATIVVAADNFHGRTTTIVSFSTDETARAGFGPFTPGFRVVPYNDLAALEAAVDETTAAVLIEPIQGEAGVVIPDDGYLTGVRELTRRAGCLFIADEIQSGLGRTGTTLAVEHEEVVPDLLLLGKALGGGIVPVSAVVGRRDVLGVLRPGEHGSTFGGNPLAAAVGSAVVGLLETGEYQSRAAELGVVLRGGLTALVGRGVEGFRSRGLWAGVDIDPAIGTGREISEGLMREGVLVKDTHGSTIRLAPPLTITGEELQSALGALEKVLTQGV, translated from the coding sequence ATGACCGCTCCCGCCCGTACGCGTCCGTCCTCCGCCGCCGGTCCGCGCTCCTCCGCCGACCTGATCCGCGCCGAGGAGCCCGTCCTCGCGCACAACTACCACCCGCTTCCCGTGGTCGTCGCCCACGCCGAGGGCACCTGGGTCGAGGATGTCGAGGGCCGCCGCTACCTCGACATGCTGGCGGGCTACTCGGCCCTCAACTTCGGCCACCGCAACCCGGTGCTGATCGACGCGGCCCATCGTCAGCTGGACCGGCTGACGCTCACCTCGCGCGCCTTCCACAACGACCGGCTGGCCCAGTTCGCCGAGTCACTGGCCGAGTTGACCGGCCTGGACATGGTCCTGCCCATGAACACGGGCGCGGAGGCGGTGGAGAGCGCCATCAAGGTGGCCCGCAAGTGGGCGTACGAGGTGAAGGGCGTCGCACCGGACCGGGCGACGATCGTGGTCGCCGCGGACAACTTCCACGGCCGTACGACGACGATCGTGAGCTTCTCGACGGACGAGACGGCCCGCGCCGGCTTCGGCCCCTTCACCCCGGGCTTCCGCGTCGTCCCGTACAACGACCTCGCGGCACTGGAAGCGGCCGTCGACGAGACGACCGCTGCCGTGCTGATCGAGCCCATCCAGGGCGAGGCGGGCGTGGTCATCCCGGACGACGGTTACCTGACCGGTGTCCGCGAGCTGACCCGGCGCGCCGGCTGTCTGTTCATCGCGGACGAGATCCAGTCGGGCCTGGGCCGCACGGGCACCACGCTCGCCGTGGAACACGAGGAGGTCGTCCCCGACCTGCTCCTCCTGGGCAAGGCACTCGGCGGCGGCATCGTGCCGGTGTCGGCGGTGGTCGGCCGTCGGGACGTGCTCGGGGTTCTGCGGCCCGGTGAGCACGGCTCGACCTTCGGCGGCAATCCGCTGGCCGCGGCGGTCGGCTCCGCGGTCGTCGGACTCCTGGAGACCGGTGAATACCAGAGCAGGGCGGCCGAGTTGGGCGTGGTCCTGCGGGGCGGTCTGACGGCGCTCGTGGGCCGGGGCGTGGAGGGCTTCCGCTCTCGCGGGCTGTGGGCGGGCGTCGACATCGACCCGGCCATCGGCACCGGGCGCGAGATCAGCGAGGGCCTGATGCGCGAGGGAGTTCTGGTCAAGGACACCCACGGATCGACGATCCGACTGGCCCCGCCGCTGACCATCACCGGCGAGGAACTCCAGTCCGCCCTGGGCGCCTTGGAGAAGGTGCTGACACAGGGGGTCTGA
- a CDS encoding cation acetate symporter, protein MNQNYAVPAVALVVVATVLVGAFGLRISRTTSDFYVASRTVGPRLNAAAISGEYLSAASFLGIAGLVLVQGPDMLWYPVGYTAGYLVLLLFVAAPLRRSGAYTLPDFAEARLGSPAVRRLAGAFVVGVGWLYLMPQLQGAGLTLAVLTDAPDWFGGVLVAVVVVATVAAGGMRSITFVQAFQYWLKLTALLVPALFLVLAWQADGAPRQAFTEPATFREQRVVRVDDSLDLKLSDPLGVTATGTVDGHRYDGERLRLPAGVHHIERGTRLTFAKGDPVPAADRGSNGGMSTSLAAGREERPLYATYGLILATFLGTMGLPHVVVRFYTSPHGVAARRTTVAVLGLIGAFYLLPPVYGALGRLYAPELSLTGNADAAVLLLPDRVIGGLGADLLGALVAGGAFAAFLSTASGLTMAVAGVLTQDVLPSRGVRHFRLGTVLAMVVPLAASVIVGGLPVADAVGLAFAVSASSFCPLLVLGIWWRRLTPPGAAAGMLVGGGAAFVAVAATMAGYPGSGALHALLAWPALWSVPLGFLTMILVSLATAGRVPAGTAAILARFHLPEELAGGDRRADADARGEAKA, encoded by the coding sequence GTGAATCAGAACTACGCCGTCCCCGCCGTCGCCCTCGTCGTCGTGGCGACCGTCCTGGTCGGCGCGTTCGGCCTGCGCATCTCCCGGACCACCTCCGACTTCTACGTCGCCTCACGCACCGTGGGCCCCCGGCTCAACGCGGCCGCGATCAGCGGCGAGTACCTCTCCGCCGCCTCCTTCCTCGGCATCGCGGGCCTCGTCCTCGTCCAGGGCCCCGACATGCTCTGGTACCCCGTCGGCTACACGGCCGGCTATCTCGTACTGCTCCTGTTCGTCGCGGCCCCGCTGCGCCGCTCCGGTGCGTACACCCTGCCCGACTTCGCGGAGGCACGCCTCGGCTCACCGGCCGTGCGACGCCTCGCCGGTGCCTTCGTGGTCGGGGTCGGCTGGCTGTACCTGATGCCCCAACTACAGGGCGCCGGGCTGACGTTGGCCGTCCTGACCGACGCGCCCGACTGGTTCGGCGGGGTGCTCGTGGCGGTCGTCGTGGTCGCCACCGTCGCCGCCGGAGGCATGCGCAGCATCACCTTCGTGCAGGCCTTCCAGTACTGGCTCAAACTCACCGCCCTGCTGGTCCCCGCACTCTTCCTGGTCCTCGCGTGGCAGGCCGACGGCGCCCCGCGCCAGGCCTTCACCGAACCCGCGACCTTCCGCGAGCAGCGCGTCGTCCGCGTCGACGACAGCCTCGACCTGAAGCTCTCGGACCCACTGGGCGTCACGGCCACCGGCACGGTCGACGGCCACCGCTACGACGGCGAGCGGCTCCGACTCCCCGCGGGCGTCCACCACATCGAGCGCGGTACCCGGCTGACCTTCGCCAAGGGCGACCCCGTCCCGGCCGCCGACCGGGGCAGCAACGGCGGCATGTCGACCTCGCTGGCGGCGGGCCGCGAGGAACGCCCGCTGTACGCCACGTACGGACTGATCCTCGCCACCTTCCTCGGCACGATGGGACTGCCGCACGTCGTCGTCCGCTTCTACACCAGCCCGCACGGCGTCGCGGCCCGCCGCACCACGGTCGCCGTCCTCGGCCTGATCGGCGCGTTCTACCTGCTGCCGCCCGTCTACGGGGCGCTCGGCCGCCTGTACGCCCCCGAACTGAGCCTCACCGGGAACGCCGACGCCGCCGTCCTGCTGCTGCCCGACCGCGTGATCGGCGGGCTCGGCGCGGATCTCCTGGGCGCGCTGGTGGCGGGCGGGGCCTTCGCGGCGTTCCTGTCGACCGCGTCCGGACTGACCATGGCGGTGGCCGGGGTGCTCACCCAGGACGTGCTGCCCTCGCGCGGCGTACGCCACTTCCGGCTGGGCACCGTACTCGCCATGGTGGTGCCGCTCGCGGCGAGCGTGATCGTCGGCGGACTGCCCGTCGCCGACGCCGTCGGACTCGCCTTCGCCGTGTCCGCTTCCTCCTTCTGCCCGCTGCTCGTCCTCGGCATCTGGTGGCGGCGGCTGACCCCACCGGGCGCGGCCGCCGGGATGCTCGTCGGCGGCGGCGCGGCCTTCGTCGCCGTCGCGGCGACCATGGCGGGCTACCCGGGCTCAGGCGCGCTGCACGCACTGCTCGCCTGGCCCGCGCTCTGGTCGGTGCCGCTCGGGTTCCTCACCATGATCCTGGTGTCGCTGGCCACGGCAGGACGGGTGCCGGCCGGGACGGCGGCGATCCTGGCCCGGTTCCACCTGCCGGAAGAACTGGCCGGAGGAGACAGGCGCGCGGACGCCGACGCACGCGGGGAGGCCAAGGCGTGA
- a CDS encoding RidA family protein, translating into MAITLVNPSGLPKIPVYRQVSIATGSKLVFIAGQVAWDAEGLTVGEGDLAAQVERSYLNVGTALAEVGASFDDVAKLTVYVVDWTPDKMPLFLEGVARASAKLGITPMAPGTLIGVAALDVPDHLVEVEATAIID; encoded by the coding sequence ATGGCCATCACCCTGGTGAACCCCAGCGGATTGCCGAAGATCCCGGTGTACCGGCAGGTGTCGATCGCGACCGGGTCGAAGCTGGTCTTCATCGCCGGGCAGGTCGCCTGGGACGCGGAGGGGCTCACGGTCGGCGAAGGTGACCTCGCCGCTCAGGTCGAGCGGAGCTATCTCAACGTCGGCACCGCGCTGGCCGAGGTCGGCGCTTCCTTCGACGACGTGGCAAAGCTGACCGTCTACGTCGTCGACTGGACCCCCGACAAGATGCCCCTGTTCCTGGAGGGAGTCGCCCGGGCCTCCGCAAAGCTGGGGATCACCCCGATGGCGCCGGGCACGCTGATCGGCGTGGCGGCACTGGACGTACCCGACCATCTGGTCGAGGTCGAAGCCACCGCGATCATCGACTGA
- the ddaH gene encoding dimethylargininase, with protein MPDSRVPRPRRFLVCEPRHFAVQYAINPWMHPDAQVDVDLARDQWAALIGAYRAHGHTVDTVEPVADLPDMVFAANSALVLAGRVFGSYFHAPQRRPESTAYETWFKAAGFDVYRPESVCEGEGDLVPVGRYVLAGTGFRTTPEAHREVQEFFGVPVVSLQLVDPRFYHLDTALFVLDDGPEANIAYYPEAFSPGSREVLARLFPDAVLATREDAFTFGLNSVSDGRHVFIAPRAEALADRLARHGYVPVPVDLSEFHKAGGGIKCCTQEIRS; from the coding sequence GTGCCCGACAGCCGTGTGCCGCGCCCTCGGCGCTTTCTCGTCTGTGAACCCAGACACTTCGCCGTGCAGTACGCGATCAATCCCTGGATGCATCCCGACGCCCAAGTGGACGTCGATCTGGCCCGTGACCAGTGGGCGGCGCTGATCGGCGCCTACCGGGCCCACGGCCACACCGTGGACACCGTGGAGCCCGTGGCGGATCTCCCGGACATGGTGTTCGCGGCGAACTCCGCGCTCGTCCTGGCGGGCCGGGTCTTCGGCTCGTACTTCCACGCACCGCAGCGCCGCCCCGAGTCCACCGCGTACGAGACCTGGTTCAAGGCGGCCGGTTTCGACGTCTACCGTCCCGAATCCGTCTGCGAGGGCGAGGGCGACCTCGTCCCGGTGGGCCGGTACGTACTGGCCGGCACCGGATTCCGTACGACCCCCGAGGCGCACCGCGAGGTGCAGGAGTTCTTCGGCGTCCCGGTGGTCAGCCTCCAGCTGGTGGATCCTCGCTTCTACCATCTGGACACGGCGCTCTTCGTCCTGGACGACGGGCCCGAGGCGAACATCGCGTACTACCCGGAGGCGTTCTCGCCCGGCAGTCGCGAGGTCCTGGCCCGGCTCTTCCCGGACGCGGTGCTCGCGACCCGTGAGGACGCGTTCACCTTCGGCCTGAACTCCGTCTCCGACGGCCGCCACGTGTTCATCGCGCCGCGCGCCGAGGCCCTCGCCGACCGGCTCGCCCGCCACGGCTACGTCCCCGTCCCCGTCGACCTCTCCGAGTTCCACAAGGCCGGCGGTGGCATCAAGTGCTGCACCCAGGAGATCCGCTCATGA
- a CDS encoding Lrp/AsnC family transcriptional regulator, giving the protein MNSKPAMFDELDRKIITALMANARTSFAEIGTAIGLSATAVKRRVDRLRETGVITGFTATVKPTALGWRTEAYVEVYCEGAAPPRRLAEVVRNHPEITAAMTVTGGADALLHVRATDVDHFEEVLERIRTEPFIRKTISYMVLSHLLPEAPEAGATHAAPQDALDASNLR; this is encoded by the coding sequence ATGAACAGCAAGCCCGCGATGTTCGACGAACTCGACCGCAAGATCATCACGGCCCTGATGGCCAACGCCCGGACGAGCTTCGCCGAGATCGGCACGGCGATCGGACTGTCGGCCACCGCGGTCAAGCGCCGTGTCGACCGGCTCCGCGAGACCGGGGTGATCACCGGGTTCACGGCCACGGTGAAGCCGACGGCTCTCGGCTGGCGCACGGAGGCGTACGTCGAGGTGTACTGCGAGGGTGCGGCGCCGCCCCGACGGCTCGCGGAGGTGGTCCGCAACCATCCGGAGATCACCGCGGCCATGACCGTGACGGGCGGCGCGGACGCGCTGCTCCATGTGCGCGCCACGGACGTGGACCACTTCGAGGAGGTGCTGGAGCGGATCCGCACCGAGCCCTTCATCCGGAAGACGATCAGCTACATGGTGCTGTCGCATCTGCTGCCGGAGGCCCCGGAGGCGGGCGCCACCCACGCGGCCCCACAGGATGCACTGGACGCATCAAACCTGCGCTGA
- a CDS encoding GNAT family N-acetyltransferase, with protein sequence MGQRKGNGPAVRQAVEYDLVELVRLRALLFENLGGHFFNPAAADDDWLDALAVVLKEQLTADAVRILVVDGDDGADDRGLAACGIATIEQRLPGPHLRNGRIGHVIGVVTDPSYRRRGLSRSIMRGLLDWFREREVARVDLYASAEGEPLYRELGFTNHPDPALYWRP encoded by the coding sequence ATGGGACAACGCAAGGGAAACGGGCCGGCCGTACGACAGGCGGTGGAGTACGACCTGGTGGAGCTCGTACGTCTGCGGGCCTTGCTGTTCGAGAACCTCGGCGGTCACTTCTTCAACCCCGCGGCGGCGGACGACGACTGGCTGGACGCCCTGGCCGTGGTGCTGAAGGAACAGCTGACCGCGGATGCCGTGCGGATCCTCGTGGTGGACGGCGACGACGGCGCCGACGACCGTGGCCTGGCCGCTTGTGGGATCGCCACCATCGAGCAGCGGCTGCCCGGTCCGCACCTGCGCAACGGCCGGATCGGGCATGTGATCGGCGTGGTCACCGACCCGTCGTACCGGCGCCGCGGTCTCAGCCGCTCGATCATGCGGGGCCTGCTCGACTGGTTCAGGGAACGTGAGGTCGCCCGAGTGGACCTGTACGCCTCTGCCGAGGGCGAACCGCTGTACCGCGAACTCGGCTTCACCAACCACCCCGACCCCGCGCTGTACTGGCGACCGTGA